The Parachlamydia acanthamoebae genome has a window encoding:
- a CDS encoding 6-pyruvoyl trahydropterin synthase family protein: MNTVKCTRKIHFCAGHRVMNHENKCATAHGHNYYVHLTAEAPQLDSLGRVIDFSVLKEKVGGWIDEHWDHTFLVCEHDKELIQALRSLPRKKEPFICPFNPTAEEIAIYLLREVSPKVLAGSNVMITKVVVHETDNCYAEVSL, from the coding sequence ATGAATACAGTCAAATGTACGCGGAAAATTCATTTTTGCGCAGGTCACCGTGTGATGAATCATGAAAATAAGTGCGCAACAGCTCATGGTCATAATTATTATGTGCATCTCACAGCGGAAGCTCCACAATTGGATTCACTTGGACGTGTCATCGACTTTTCGGTTTTAAAAGAAAAGGTCGGTGGATGGATCGACGAACATTGGGACCACACATTTTTAGTTTGTGAACATGACAAAGAGCTCATCCAAGCTTTGCGTTCCTTACCAAGAAAAAAAGAGCCGTTTATTTGTCCTTTTAATCCGACAGCCGAAGAAATCGCTATTTATTTATTACGTGAAGTTTCACCTAAGGTGCTTGCGGGTAGCAATGTGATGATTACCAAGGTTGTTGTTCATGAGACTGACAATTGCTATGCGGAGGTTAGTTTATAG
- a CDS encoding glutamine amidotransferase: protein MKTLTVIRHVAHERLGYWESIFMSNGYKISYKSAGVDDLRQLDLKSIDLLCILGGPLNAYQDKEHPFLLDEVTLLKQRFDLGLPTLGICLGSQLMARALGERVYPADTLEIGWSPLILSEKGKQSCVKYLGGLYTSMFHWHHDTFDLPSGAELLASTELCKNQIFAIGHSILAFQCHPEVTRWCLEKWMQQGVLMLQGQSLKKFQQDTVQFSYDLKNQSQKCICDWLNSL, encoded by the coding sequence TTGAAAACGTTAACGGTTATTCGTCACGTTGCTCATGAAAGATTAGGGTATTGGGAATCTATTTTTATGAGTAATGGATACAAAATTTCCTATAAAAGTGCCGGTGTAGATGACTTAAGACAATTAGACTTAAAATCAATTGATCTACTTTGCATTCTTGGCGGGCCTTTAAATGCTTATCAGGATAAAGAACATCCTTTCCTTTTAGATGAAGTGACATTGCTTAAACAACGCTTTGATTTAGGTCTTCCAACACTCGGAATTTGTTTGGGAAGCCAGTTAATGGCAAGAGCTCTTGGAGAACGTGTGTACCCTGCTGATACGTTAGAAATTGGCTGGTCGCCATTAATTCTTTCCGAAAAAGGAAAACAGTCATGCGTCAAATATTTAGGGGGGCTCTATACCTCAATGTTCCACTGGCATCATGATACGTTTGATCTACCATCAGGAGCTGAACTTTTAGCTTCGACGGAACTTTGTAAGAACCAAATTTTTGCCATTGGTCATTCCATTCTTGCCTTTCAGTGTCACCCAGAAGTCACTAGATGGTGTTTAGAGAAATGGATGCAGCAAGGAGTTCTTATGCTACAAGGCCAGTCTTTGAAGAAATTCCAGCAAGATACAGTCCAATTTTCTTATGATTTGAAAAACCAATCTCAAAAATGCATTTGTGATTGGTTAAATTCTCTATAA